One genomic region from Clostridiales bacterium encodes:
- a CDS encoding helix-turn-helix transcriptional regulator, protein MKNYGEELKYQRKRRNKTLMQVEADTGISNSNLSRWENGKVLPNIDFCVILADYYGITLDELIGRDKHNNG, encoded by the coding sequence ATGAAAAATTACGGTGAAGAACTCAAATACCAACGAAAACGGCGAAATAAAACGCTAATGCAAGTCGAAGCGGATACGGGAATAAGCAATTCCAATCTCAGCCGCTGGGAAAACGGCAAGGTTTTGCCAAATATAGATTTTTGTGTTATATTAGCCGATTACTACGGCATAACGCTTGATGAGCTTATCGGTAGAGATAAGCATAATAACGGATAA
- the rplQ gene encoding 50S ribosomal protein L17, which yields MMEQRKLSLPTDRRNALLRNQVTALLWNEKITTTYARAKEVSRLADKIIQLAVDTVLDVKKEVKTSVDKKGKKIEVETILDGEKRLAARRKIMAMVYDPPETQKPGETKAAFRERTKDVQHPLIEKIFNVYAIRYSQRNIDTNSSGGYTRVLKLGARRGDAAEEALIELV from the coding sequence ATTATGGAACAGAGAAAACTTTCCCTCCCCACCGACAGACGCAACGCGCTTTTGCGCAATCAGGTAACCGCACTGTTGTGGAACGAGAAGATTACTACGACCTACGCGCGTGCCAAAGAGGTCTCGCGCCTTGCGGATAAAATCATTCAGCTCGCTGTCGATACCGTGCTTGACGTCAAGAAAGAAGTCAAGACTTCGGTCGATAAGAAGGGCAAGAAGATCGAGGTCGAGACCATTCTCGACGGCGAAAAGCGGCTCGCCGCGCGTCGTAAGATCATGGCTATGGTCTACGATCCGCCCGAAACGCAGAAGCCCGGCGAGACCAAAGCGGCGTTCCGTGAGCGCACTAAGGACGTTCAGCACCCGCTGATCGAGAAGATCTTCAACGTGTACGCTATCCGCTATTCGCAGCGGAATATCGATACCAACAGCAGCGGCGGCTATACCCGCGTGCTTAAACTCGGCGCGCGCCGCGGCGACGCTGCCGAAGAAGCGCTTATCGAGTTAGTGTAA
- a CDS encoding DNA-directed RNA polymerase subunit alpha translates to MMEIEMPRITMEETEGYRTGKFVVEPLDRGYGHTLGNALRRVLLSNLPGAAVIGIMIEGVDHEFSTVKGVKEDVAEIILNLKSLNLKANYQDKTLVKELHIQKTAAGPVTAADIDVDPEIEVLNPDLYLCTLDEGAKLDMTLYVGKGRGYVVADELKDPSRPIGYIPIDAIFTPVKFASYSVEPTRVGQSMDFDKLTINVKTDGSLSAKDVLSLAAKALEDHVKLFVALSDTISGMDILVSRSEDRQAKVLEMNIEEMDLSVRSYNCLKRAGIHTVADLTRKTEEDMLKVRNLGRKSLDEVIAKLRGFGLDLRASED, encoded by the coding sequence ATGATGGAAATCGAAATGCCGAGAATAACGATGGAAGAAACCGAGGGCTACCGTACCGGCAAGTTCGTCGTAGAGCCGCTTGACCGCGGCTACGGCCACACGCTCGGTAACGCGCTTAGGCGAGTATTGTTATCCAATCTTCCCGGCGCGGCGGTCATCGGTATCATGATCGAAGGCGTCGACCACGAGTTCTCGACCGTCAAAGGCGTTAAAGAGGACGTGGCGGAGATCATTCTCAATCTTAAATCGCTCAACCTCAAAGCGAACTATCAGGATAAAACGCTCGTAAAAGAGCTGCATATCCAAAAAACAGCGGCAGGTCCCGTCACCGCCGCGGATATCGACGTCGATCCCGAGATCGAAGTGCTCAATCCCGATCTGTATTTGTGCACGCTCGACGAGGGCGCCAAGCTCGATATGACGCTTTACGTCGGTAAGGGCAGGGGCTACGTCGTAGCCGATGAGCTTAAAGACCCGTCTCGCCCGATCGGCTATATCCCGATCGACGCCATATTCACGCCCGTCAAGTTCGCGTCGTACTCGGTCGAGCCCACGCGCGTAGGGCAGTCGATGGACTTCGACAAGCTCACTATAAACGTCAAGACCGACGGCAGTCTGTCCGCTAAGGACGTGCTCTCGCTTGCCGCCAAGGCGCTCGAAGACCACGTGAAACTGTTCGTAGCGCTGTCTGATACCATTTCGGGCATGGACATTTTGGTGTCGCGCTCGGAAGACCGTCAGGCAAAAGTGCTCGAAATGAACATCGAGGAAATGGATTTGTCCGTGCGCAGCTATAACTGCTTGAAACGCGCGGGTATCCATACCGTCGCCGACCTCACCCGCAAGACCGAGGAGGATATGCTTAAAGTCCGCAACCTCGGCAGAAAATCGCTCGACGAGGTTATCGCCAAGCTCCGCGGGTTTGGGCTTGATCTTAGGGCTTCGGAAGACTAA
- the rpsD gene encoding 30S ribosomal protein S4, giving the protein MARNICADCRQCRREGQKLFLKGERCVSKKCAMERRPVPPGVHALTRKKNSEYNTQLREKQKVKRAYGVLEKQFREYYEKAVAKKGVTGENMLAMLEKRLDNVVFRMGIGASRKMARQIVNHGHILVNGKRVDIPSYQIKLGDEISIRETSRDNALFKELRGAKIVMPKWVTFDTENFVGKIVDNPKRDDIDLNINEQLIVELYSK; this is encoded by the coding sequence ATGGCAAGAAATATTTGTGCAGATTGCAGGCAGTGCCGCAGGGAAGGTCAGAAGCTTTTCTTAAAGGGCGAGCGCTGTGTATCCAAGAAATGCGCTATGGAGCGCAGACCCGTTCCGCCCGGCGTGCACGCGCTTACGCGGAAAAAGAACAGTGAGTATAACACGCAGTTGCGCGAGAAGCAAAAGGTCAAGCGCGCTTACGGCGTACTCGAAAAACAGTTCCGCGAGTATTACGAAAAAGCGGTCGCCAAGAAAGGCGTTACCGGCGAGAATATGCTCGCCATGCTCGAAAAGCGTTTGGATAACGTTGTTTTCCGTATGGGAATCGGCGCTTCGCGCAAGATGGCGCGCCAGATCGTCAACCACGGGCATATCCTTGTCAACGGCAAGCGCGTAGACATTCCGTCGTACCAGATCAAGCTCGGCGACGAGATATCCATTCGTGAGACCAGCCGCGACAATGCGTTGTTCAAAGAACTGCGCGGAGCGAAGATCGTCATGCCCAAGTGGGTCACGTTCGATACCGAGAACTTCGTCGGTAAGATCGTTGACAATCCCAAGCGCGACGATATCGACCTCAACATTAACGAGCAGCTCATAGTCGAGTTGTATTCCAAGTAA
- the rpsK gene encoding 30S ribosomal protein S11, with protein sequence MAVKKTTTKKKVTKNIDKGCVHIHASFNNTIVTVTDEQGNAIAACSAGALKFRGSRKSTPYAAQMAAEEAARRAMEHGLRSVKVFVKGPGPGRESAIRAMEVVGLAVTEINDVSPIPHNGCRPPKRRRV encoded by the coding sequence ATGGCAGTTAAGAAGACGACGACCAAAAAGAAGGTCACTAAGAATATCGATAAAGGTTGCGTTCATATCCACGCGTCGTTCAATAACACGATCGTTACCGTTACGGACGAGCAGGGCAATGCGATAGCCGCTTGCTCGGCGGGCGCGCTTAAATTTCGCGGCTCGCGTAAGTCCACGCCGTACGCGGCGCAGATGGCGGCTGAGGAAGCCGCGCGTAGAGCAATGGAGCACGGCTTGCGTTCGGTCAAGGTGTTCGTTAAAGGCCCCGGTCCCGGCAGAGAGAGCGCCATCCGCGCTATGGAAGTCGTAGGGCTTGCCGTCACCGAGATCAACGACGTGTCGCCCATTCCTCACAACGGGTGCCGTCCCCCCAAACGCCGCAGAGTTTAA
- the rpsM gene encoding 30S ribosomal protein S13 — protein sequence MARIAGIDLPKDKRIEIGLTYIYGIGRPTANKILEATGISPDIRVKDLTGDQENALRTYIDKNIKTEGDLHREVELNIKRLKDIGCYRGVRHRKNLPVRGQNTKQNARTRKGPKRTVSRSKKKER from the coding sequence GTGGCAAGAATTGCAGGTATTGATTTGCCCAAGGACAAGCGTATCGAGATCGGCTTGACGTACATCTACGGTATCGGCCGTCCCACGGCGAACAAAATTCTCGAAGCGACGGGTATCAGCCCCGACATTCGCGTTAAGGACTTGACCGGTGATCAGGAAAACGCGCTCCGTACTTATATCGACAAGAATATCAAGACGGAAGGCGATCTTCACCGCGAAGTCGAGCTCAACATCAAGCGGCTTAAAGATATAGGCTGCTACCGCGGCGTAAGGCATCGTAAGAACCTTCCCGTTCGCGGTCAAAACACCAAGCAGAACGCGCGCACCCGCAAGGGACCGAAGCGCACCGTTTCGCGCAGCAAGAAGAAGGAGCGCTAA
- the rpmJ gene encoding 50S ribosomal protein L36, with protein MKVRSSVKPMCDKCKVIRRHGKVMVICSKNPSHKQRQG; from the coding sequence ATGAAAGTAAGATCTTCCGTAAAACCCATGTGCGATAAATGCAAGGTCATTCGCCGTCACGGCAAAGTTATGGTCATTTGCAGCAAGAACCCGAGCCATAAACAGCGTCAAGGTTAA
- the infA gene encoding translation initiation factor IF-1 produces the protein MPRSDNIETEGTVEECLPGTKFKVKLDNGAIVLCTIAGKMRVNYIKVLLGDRVKVAISPYDITKGIITFRSKN, from the coding sequence ATGCCGAGAAGTGACAATATCGAAACCGAAGGCACCGTCGAGGAATGCTTGCCGGGAACTAAGTTCAAGGTAAAGCTCGATAACGGTGCAATCGTGCTCTGCACCATCGCGGGTAAAATGCGCGTCAACTACATCAAGGTGTTGTTGGGTGACAGAGTCAAAGTGGCGATATCGCCGTATGATATAACGAAAGGCATAATAACGTTCAGAAGCAAGAACTAA
- a CDS encoding KOW domain-containing protein encodes MQIGDIVISLKGHDAGKPFVVVAQAGDEFVLIADGKSRGMEKPKLKRKRHLRVVAESGIKNPTNATLKKRIKQYVSDRRLYAEK; translated from the coding sequence ATGCAAATCGGCGATATAGTGATCAGCCTGAAAGGTCACGACGCGGGCAAACCGTTCGTAGTGGTGGCACAGGCGGGCGACGAGTTCGTGCTGATAGCGGACGGCAAGAGCCGCGGCATGGAAAAGCCCAAGCTCAAACGAAAACGGCATTTACGGGTAGTCGCGGAGAGCGGCATAAAAAACCCGACAAACGCAACGCTTAAAAAGCGAATAAAACAATACGTATCGGATAGGAGGTTGTATGCCGAGAAGTGA
- the map gene encoding type I methionyl aminopeptidase codes for MIVKSEKERDGMRAASRVVKAALEAAGKFIKPGVTTLEIDAVVEEVIRSFGATPSSKGFEGYPNASCISVNDVVVHGIPSLATVKDGDIVSVDITALLNGYQGDAARTFAVGNVKADDLALIDAAEKAFFVGLEYAKAGNRVGDISSAVQLYTELHGYGVVRALTGHGIGHEMHEPPEVPNFGKRGTGAPLRNGLCICIEPMITRGDWRVYVERDKWTVRTKDKSNAAHYENTVIVTDGEPEILTL; via the coding sequence ATGATAGTCAAGTCCGAAAAAGAGCGCGACGGAATGCGCGCGGCGAGCCGCGTAGTAAAAGCGGCGCTCGAAGCGGCGGGCAAGTTCATTAAACCGGGCGTAACGACGCTCGAAATCGACGCGGTTGTGGAAGAAGTCATACGGTCTTTCGGCGCAACGCCGTCGAGCAAGGGGTTTGAGGGATATCCCAACGCCTCGTGCATATCGGTAAACGACGTGGTCGTCCACGGCATACCGTCGCTTGCGACGGTCAAGGACGGCGACATAGTGTCTGTCGACATTACCGCACTTTTGAACGGATACCAGGGCGACGCGGCGCGGACCTTCGCGGTCGGCAACGTCAAAGCGGACGACTTAGCGCTCATCGACGCAGCCGAGAAAGCGTTCTTCGTCGGACTCGAATACGCGAAAGCGGGCAACCGCGTAGGCGATATATCGAGCGCCGTCCAGCTCTACACCGAGCTTCACGGCTACGGCGTGGTACGTGCGCTGACCGGTCATGGTATCGGGCACGAAATGCACGAGCCGCCGGAAGTCCCCAACTTCGGCAAGCGCGGCACGGGCGCACCGCTTAGGAACGGCTTGTGTATATGTATCGAGCCGATGATAACCCGCGGCGACTGGCGCGTGTACGTCGAGCGCGATAAGTGGACGGTCCGCACTAAGGACAAGAGCAACGCCGCGCACTACGAGAACACGGTTATAGTAACCGACGGCGAGCCCGAGATCTTAACACTGTAA
- a CDS encoding adenylate kinase: protein MNLIIMGAPGSGKGTQAALICKTHNIPHISTGDLLRKNIADGTELGKQAKAYMDAGKLVPDELVLALLKNRIEQADCKKGFLLDGFPRTKAQADALSEIVSIDVALNLVTDLNKLADRMASRRVCLKCGYTTSAQDAPDGICKACGDKLVIRDDDKREVVENRLKVYNENTAPLVDYYQAKGLLKNIDGMQAIDEVNKSIEAALK, encoded by the coding sequence ATGAATCTCATAATCATGGGTGCGCCGGGCAGCGGCAAAGGCACGCAAGCGGCGCTCATCTGCAAAACGCACAATATACCGCACATCTCGACGGGCGACCTATTACGCAAGAACATAGCGGACGGGACGGAGCTCGGCAAGCAGGCGAAAGCGTACATGGACGCAGGCAAGCTTGTTCCCGACGAGCTGGTGCTCGCACTGTTAAAGAACAGGATCGAGCAGGCCGACTGCAAAAAAGGCTTTCTTCTCGACGGTTTCCCGCGCACCAAGGCACAGGCGGACGCGCTCAGCGAGATAGTCAGTATCGACGTCGCGCTCAACCTCGTCACCGACCTTAACAAGCTCGCCGACCGCATGGCAAGCCGCAGGGTCTGCCTCAAATGCGGATATACGACGAGCGCGCAGGACGCGCCCGACGGGATCTGCAAGGCGTGCGGCGACAAGCTCGTTATCCGCGACGACGACAAGCGCGAAGTCGTGGAGAACAGGCTCAAAGTCTACAACGAGAACACCGCACCGCTCGTCGATTACTATCAGGCGAAAGGTCTGTTAAAGAACATCGACGGAATGCAGGCGATAGACGAAGTAAACAAATCTATCGAGGCGGCGCTTAAATGA
- the secY gene encoding preprotein translocase subunit SecY: protein MFETLKNAFKNKEVRIKILITLALLFVYRLGCWIPVPGIDPTVDSGTATEGLLGLLNGITGNALANGALFAIGITPYINASIILQLLSVAIPRLQEYQKQGDEGRKKITQITRYITIALALAQAIGVTVSYARGGMLSNTVFGPMTQTWLIAIFVVVLLVMGSMLTMWLGERITDYGIGNGISLLIFVGIIASAGRSIIAQFTVAFTGSAEEAAYAAWDLVGFAVMVIAVFMLIVFVDSAERRVPVQYAKQIKGRKQYGGQSTFIPIKLNASGVMPIIFATALITFPQMIAQLVAPESSFYAWWSTWLGAGSKYPIYYILVALLILFFSYFYAQIEFNPEDISRNIQQYGGFINGIRPGKPTTEYLARISKRLTLFGAFFLMFIALVPSVIFAAVLDNPTLVNAFSATGMLIVVSVALEFDKQLQSQLMMKQYKGFLK, encoded by the coding sequence ATGTTTGAAACGCTAAAAAACGCTTTCAAAAACAAAGAGGTGCGCATCAAGATCTTGATCACGCTTGCGCTGCTCTTTGTATACCGCTTGGGTTGCTGGATACCTGTTCCGGGTATTGACCCGACTGTGGATTCGGGCACTGCTACGGAAGGGCTTTTGGGACTGCTTAACGGTATCACGGGTAACGCGCTTGCTAACGGCGCGTTGTTCGCTATCGGTATAACGCCGTATATCAATGCGTCAATTATTTTGCAGCTCTTGTCGGTTGCTATCCCGCGGCTTCAAGAATACCAGAAGCAGGGCGACGAGGGCAGGAAAAAGATCACGCAGATCACGCGCTATATCACTATCGCGCTCGCGCTTGCGCAGGCGATAGGCGTTACGGTATCGTACGCGCGCGGCGGTATGCTGTCGAACACCGTGTTCGGTCCTATGACCCAGACCTGGCTCATCGCTATATTCGTTGTTGTACTTCTCGTTATGGGCTCTATGCTCACCATGTGGTTGGGCGAGCGCATCACCGATTACGGTATCGGCAACGGTATAAGCCTTTTGATCTTCGTCGGTATCATCGCTTCGGCGGGACGCTCGATCATCGCACAATTCACGGTTGCGTTTACCGGCTCGGCAGAAGAAGCGGCGTACGCGGCATGGGATCTTGTCGGTTTTGCCGTCATGGTTATCGCAGTGTTCATGCTCATCGTGTTCGTGGACAGCGCGGAGCGCAGAGTGCCCGTTCAGTACGCCAAGCAGATAAAAGGCAGAAAGCAGTACGGCGGACAGAGCACGTTCATTCCCATCAAGCTCAACGCGAGCGGCGTTATGCCGATCATCTTCGCGACGGCGCTCATTACTTTCCCGCAAATGATAGCGCAGCTCGTTGCACCCGAAAGCAGTTTCTATGCCTGGTGGTCGACGTGGCTGGGCGCGGGCAGTAAGTACCCCATCTATTATATCCTCGTCGCATTGCTCATTCTGTTCTTCTCGTATTTCTACGCACAGATCGAGTTCAATCCCGAGGACATCTCGCGCAATATCCAACAGTACGGCGGCTTTATCAACGGTATTCGCCCGGGCAAACCCACTACCGAGTACCTCGCTAGAATAAGCAAACGCCTCACACTGTTCGGCGCGTTCTTCCTTATGTTTATCGCACTCGTGCCGTCGGTCATATTCGCGGCAGTGCTCGATAACCCGACGCTTGTCAATGCGTTCTCCGCAACGGGTATGCTGATCGTCGTTTCGGTCGCGCTCGAATTCGATAAGCAGCTGCAAAGTCAGTTGATGATGAAGCAGTACAAAGGCTTCTTGAAATAA
- the rplO gene encoding 50S ribosomal protein L15, which translates to MKMHALMPADGSRTKAKRLGRGIGSGLGKTSGKGHKGQWARSGGGVRPGFEGGQITLMRRLPKRGFNNKFQKEFSVINVDKLNEFDDGTVVDLKLLVETGIVKKVEAYGLKVLGDGELTKKLTVKAAKFTASAKEKIEKAGGTVEVI; encoded by the coding sequence ATGAAAATGCACGCACTTATGCCGGCTGACGGCTCGCGTACCAAAGCCAAGAGACTTGGCAGAGGTATTGGTTCGGGACTCGGTAAAACTTCCGGTAAAGGTCATAAAGGTCAATGGGCGCGCAGCGGTGGCGGCGTTCGTCCCGGGTTCGAGGGCGGACAGATCACGCTTATGCGTCGTTTGCCTAAGCGCGGCTTTAACAACAAGTTCCAAAAGGAATTTTCGGTTATCAACGTTGACAAGCTCAACGAGTTTGACGACGGCACGGTCGTCGATCTTAAACTTTTGGTCGAAACGGGTATCGTTAAAAAGGTCGAAGCGTACGGGCTTAAAGTGCTCGGCGACGGCGAGCTGACCAAAAAGCTTACGGTCAAAGCGGCGAAGTTTACCGCGTCCGCAAAAGAGAAGATCGAAAAAGCGGGCGGCACTGTTGAGGTCATCTAA
- the rpmD gene encoding 50S ribosomal protein L30, which produces MAKKAENETKKLNVTLVKSTAGRLVKQQRTVEALGLKKIHQTVTVDDTPAMRGMINVVSHLVTVTEA; this is translated from the coding sequence ATGGCTAAGAAAGCAGAAAACGAAACCAAGAAGCTTAACGTCACGCTTGTTAAGAGCACGGCGGGACGCTTGGTAAAGCAGCAGCGCACGGTTGAGGCGTTGGGGCTTAAAAAGATTCACCAAACGGTGACGGTCGACGACACGCCCGCTATGCGCGGCATGATCAATGTTGTCAGCCATCTTGTCACCGTAACGGAGGCTTAA
- the rpsE gene encoding 30S ribosomal protein S5, whose translation MAREEFRKKREKDVVDDGIKTKLVTTRRVSKVVKGGRNSSFAALVVAGDGKGRVGIGMGKATEVPEAIKKAEQAARRDMKKIALNGTAIPHETVGEFSCSKVLLRPAPEGKGVIAGGSVRAVLELCGINNITTKCYGSRNPINVVKATMKALEGLRTLDQVAALRGKTVDEIL comes from the coding sequence ATGGCACGCGAAGAATTTAGAAAGAAAAGAGAAAAGGACGTCGTTGACGACGGGATCAAAACCAAGCTCGTCACTACCCGCAGGGTAAGTAAGGTCGTTAAGGGCGGTCGTAACAGCAGCTTCGCCGCGCTCGTCGTTGCCGGTGACGGCAAGGGCAGAGTCGGTATCGGCATGGGCAAGGCGACCGAGGTTCCCGAGGCGATCAAGAAAGCCGAGCAGGCGGCGCGCCGCGATATGAAAAAGATCGCGCTTAACGGCACGGCTATCCCGCACGAAACGGTCGGCGAGTTCTCTTGCAGCAAGGTCTTGCTTCGTCCCGCTCCCGAAGGTAAAGGCGTTATCGCCGGCGGTAGCGTGCGTGCGGTGCTCGAACTTTGCGGTATCAATAACATCACGACCAAGTGCTACGGCTCGCGTAACCCGATCAACGTTGTTAAGGCTACCATGAAAGCGCTCGAAGGTTTGAGAACGCTCGATCAGGTGGCGGCGTTGAGGGGCAAGACTGTCGACGAAATCCTTTAA
- the rplR gene encoding 50S ribosomal protein L18 has product MIKKIDKNKVRMKRHARLRNDIKGTAARPRLAVYRSTSHIYAQVIDDVKGVTLCSSSTLVKGANLDGKTKTQQAEFVGSDVAQKAQKQGIIEVVFDRGGYLYTGRVKALADAARNAGLKF; this is encoded by the coding sequence ATGATTAAGAAAATCGATAAAAATAAAGTTCGCATGAAGCGCCACGCGCGCCTGCGTAACGACATAAAAGGCACTGCCGCGCGTCCGCGCCTTGCGGTTTACCGTTCGACCAGCCATATCTATGCGCAGGTCATCGACGACGTAAAAGGCGTAACGCTGTGTTCGAGCAGCACGCTCGTTAAGGGCGCTAACCTCGACGGCAAAACCAAAACCCAGCAAGCTGAGTTCGTCGGCAGCGACGTTGCTCAAAAGGCTCAGAAACAGGGCATCATAGAAGTCGTGTTCGATCGCGGCGGATACCTGTACACGGGCAGAGTCAAAGCACTTGCGGACGCGGCGAGAAACGCCGGGCTTAAATTCTAA
- the rplF gene encoding 50S ribosomal protein L6: protein MSRIGRKHIDVPAGVTVSFENGVVTVKGKLGELKQEIVSKDINVVIGAGVVNVERANEDKQTRAYHGLYRQLIANMVAGVQNAFTKTLIVAGVGYKCAVTGNKLVMNIGYSKPVEYTIPEGITITCPDPLTIVVSGISKEFVGEVAAQIKSKRPVEPYHGYGLHYSTEKVLRKEAKTAGKK from the coding sequence ATGTCGCGAATTGGCAGAAAACATATTGACGTTCCCGCCGGCGTTACGGTCAGCTTCGAGAACGGTGTCGTCACCGTCAAGGGCAAGCTGGGCGAGCTCAAACAGGAAATCGTCAGTAAGGATATTAACGTCGTTATCGGCGCGGGCGTGGTCAACGTCGAGCGCGCTAACGAAGATAAGCAAACCCGTGCTTACCACGGTTTGTACCGTCAGCTCATCGCCAACATGGTAGCGGGCGTGCAGAACGCTTTCACCAAAACGCTTATCGTGGCGGGCGTCGGTTACAAATGCGCCGTAACGGGCAACAAGCTCGTTATGAACATCGGTTACAGCAAGCCTGTGGAATACACTATCCCCGAAGGCATTACGATCACTTGCCCCGATCCGCTCACCATCGTCGTCAGCGGTATCAGCAAGGAGTTCGTCGGCGAGGTCGCAGCTCAGATCAAGTCCAAGCGTCCCGTCGAGCCCTATCACGGTTACGGTCTGCATTACAGCACTGAAAAGGTCCTCCGCAAAGAGGCTAAGACCGCAGGCAAGAAATAG
- the rpsH gene encoding 30S ribosomal protein S8, with protein sequence MVTTDPIADLLTRIRNAITARHETVSIPASKMKKSIVDILVNEGFVASSEIVEDKGHSNIKVVLKYSGNTNAITNLKRISKPGLRVYCGSDNLPKVLGGYGIAIISTSRGVMTDKKARELKIGGEVLAYVW encoded by the coding sequence ATGGTTACAACAGATCCTATCGCGGATTTGCTCACGAGAATTCGCAACGCTATTACGGCGCGTCATGAAACCGTATCGATACCCGCGTCCAAGATGAAAAAGTCGATAGTCGACATTCTGGTCAACGAGGGCTTCGTCGCTTCGAGCGAGATCGTCGAGGACAAGGGGCACAGCAATATTAAGGTTGTGCTCAAATACAGCGGCAACACGAACGCCATTACCAATCTTAAACGCATAAGCAAGCCCGGTCTGCGCGTCTACTGCGGAAGCGACAATCTTCCCAAGGTTCTCGGCGGCTACGGCATAGCGATAATTTCCACCTCGCGCGGCGTCATGACCGACAAGAAAGCGCGCGAGCTCAAAATAGGCGGCGAAGTGCTCGCCTACGTGTGGTAG
- a CDS encoding type Z 30S ribosomal protein S14 yields the protein MAKKAMINKQQRTPKYSTRAYTRCSICGRPHSVLRKYGICRICFRDLAYKGEIPGVKKSSW from the coding sequence ATGGCTAAAAAAGCGATGATAAATAAACAGCAAAGAACGCCTAAGTACTCGACGCGCGCTTACACGCGTTGCAGTATCTGCGGCAGACCGCATTCCGTGCTCAGAAAGTACGGCATTTGCAGAATTTGCTTTCGCGATCTTGCGTACAAGGGAGAAATCCCCGGCGTAAAGAAGTCGAGCTGGTAA
- the rplE gene encoding 50S ribosomal protein L5 has protein sequence MAEKSTKAKKAEGTTAASGKPVKSNNPERYRLHKRYKAEIVPQLMKECGYKNVNQVPKLVKIVLNMRLGDIKDNSKSIQLAQAELDAIAGQRSVLVKAKKSVSNFKLREGQSIAIKVTLRGEMAYEFFDRLVSIALPRVRDFRGISGKSFDGRGNYALGIKDQTIFPEISYELIEKIRGFDVDVVTTAETDEEAKLLLTKLGMPFKN, from the coding sequence ATGGCAGAAAAATCGACCAAAGCCAAAAAGGCGGAAGGCACGACCGCGGCAAGCGGCAAGCCCGTAAAATCGAACAATCCCGAGCGTTACAGACTTCACAAACGCTATAAAGCGGAGATCGTTCCCCAGCTCATGAAAGAGTGCGGCTATAAGAACGTTAATCAGGTTCCCAAGCTCGTCAAGATCGTGCTCAATATGCGTTTGGGCGATATCAAGGACAATTCCAAGAGCATCCAGCTCGCACAAGCCGAGCTCGACGCTATCGCCGGTCAGCGCAGCGTGCTCGTAAAAGCCAAAAAGTCGGTCAGTAACTTCAAGCTTCGCGAAGGTCAGTCCATAGCGATCAAGGTTACGCTCCGCGGCGAAATGGCTTACGAGTTCTTCGACAGGCTTGTGTCGATAGCGCTTCCCCGCGTCCGCGACTTCCGCGGTATCTCGGGCAAGTCGTTCGACGGCAGAGGCAACTACGCGCTCGGTATCAAGGATCAAACGATCTTCCCCGAGATCTCGTACGAACTGATCGAGAAGATCCGCGGGTTCGACGTCGACGTGGTCACGACCGCAGAGACTGACGAAGAGGCGAAACTTCTTCTCACCAAGCTCGGCATGCCGTTCAAGAATTAA